AACTTCTCCGGCGGGCCCAGGCACCCCCAGCACCCCGGAGCCGGGCGTGTGAGCCCTCCACCCCCCGGCGGTCTCGGGGACGGCCCCCAGGACGGCCAGCAGGCCCCTGCAGGAGGAAGCAGCAAGCAGTAGTGGTGGCAGAAGCAGCTGTGACAATCCCCAAACCTGAGCCCCCACCTCCTGTGGTTCCAGTGAAACACCAAACTGGCAGCTGGAAGTGTAAGGAGGGACCCGGCCCAGGACCTGGGACCCCCAAGCGTGGAGGACAGTCAAGCCGCGGAGGCCGTGGAGGCAGGGGCCGAGGCCGAGGTGGTGGGCTTCCTTTTGTGATCAAGTTTGTTTCAAGGGCCAAAAGAGTAAAGATGGGACAATTGTCCTTGGGACTCGAATCAGGTCAGGGTCAAGGTCAACATGAGGAAACTTGGCAGGATGCCCCCCAAAGAAGAGTTGGATCTGGACAGGGAGGGAGCCCTTGCTGGAAAAAGCAGGAACAGAAGCTGGATGacgagggagaagagaagaaagaagaagaagaaaaagacaaggaggagggagaagagaaggaagaaagagctgTAGCTGAGGAGACGATGCCAGCCGtggaaaaggaagagacaaagcTGCCACCACCGCCTCTGACTCCTCCAGCCCCTTCACCTCCTCCGCCCCTCCCACCCCCTTCAACATCTCCTCCACCCCCACTCTGccctccaccaccaccccccgTGTCCCCACCACCTCTACCATCCCCTCCACCGCCTCCTGCCCAAGAGGAGCAGGAAGAGTCACCtcctcctgtggtcccagctacgtgcTCCAGGAAGAGGGGCCGGCCTCCCCTGACTCCCAGCCAGCGGGCGGAGCGGGAAGCTGCTCGGGCAGGGCCAGAGGGTACCTCTCCTCCCACTCCAACCCCCAGCACCACCACGGGAGGCCCTCCGGAAGACAGTCCCACCGTGGCCCCCAAAAGCACCACCTTCCTGAAGAATATCCGGCAGTTTATTATGCCTGTGGTGAGTGCCCGCTCCTCCCGTGTCATCAAGACACCCCGGCGATTTATGGATGAAGACCCCCCCAGGCCCCCAAAGGTGGAGGTCTCACCTGTCCTGCGACCTCCCATCACCACCTCCCCACTTGTTCCCCAGGAACCAGCACCAGTTCCCTCTCCACCACGTGCCCCAACTCCTCCATCTACCCCAGTCCCACTCCCTGAGAAGAGACGGTCCATCCTAAGGGAACCCACATTTCGCTGGACCTCACTGACCCGGGAGctgccccctcctcccccagcccctccacctcccccggccccctccccaccccctgctccAGCCACCTCCTCCCGGAGGCCCCTACTCCTTCGGGCCCCTCAGTTTACCCCAAGCGAAGCCCACCTGAAGATCTACGAATCGGTGCTtactcctcctcctcttgggGCTCCTGAAGCCCCTGAGCCAGAGCCTCCTCCTGCCGATGACTCTCCAGCTGAGCCTGAGCCTCGGGCAGTGGGCCGCaccaaccacctcagcctgcctCGATTCGCCCCTGTGGTCGCCACTCCTGTTAAGGCCGAGGTGTCCCCTCCTGGGGCTCCAGCTCTGAGCAACGGGCCACAGACACAGGCTCAGCTACTGCAGCCCCTGCAGGCCTTGCAAACCCAGCTCCTGCCCCAGGCGCTACCGCCACCACAGCCACAGCTGCAGCCACCGCCGTCACCACAGCAGATGCCTCCCCTGGAAAAAGCCCGGATTGCGGGCCTGGGTTCCTTGCCGCTGTCTGGGGTAGAGGAGAAGATGTTCAGCCTCCTCAAGAGAGCCAAAGTGCAGCTATTCAAGAtcgaccagcagcagcagcagaaggtgGCAGCTTCCATGCCGGTGAGCACGGTACCTGGGCCCAGCGGCACACCCAGCCATCCAGTCTCCATTCTCTGCAGTCCCTTAACCTCCCGCCTCCCTGGACACTTTCCAGCATTGCAGGGAACCCTCAGAATCTGACTTTCTGTGATCCCCCACCATCCTTTGTTCCTCCCCAGCCCCGGCCTTTCCCCATGCTAGTTCTCTGtccctgtctttcttttttttgggatggagtgtctctttgtcgcccaggctagagtgcagtggcatgatcttggctcgctatAGCCTtcgcttctgggttcaagagattctcctgcctcagcctcccgagtaattgggactacaggtgcccgccaccacacctggctaatttttgtatgttgagtggagacagggtttcaccactttggccaggctggtctcgaactcctgacctcatgatctgcccgcctcggcctcccaaagtgctgggattacaggcatcagccaccacacccggccccctgTCCTTATCTTTTTTCACTGTCCAGCCCCTGACCCTGTTTATTCCCTGCCAGCCAAGCCCTGGGGGGCCGATGGAGGAGGTGGCCGGGGCTCTCAAGCAGGTCTCCGACAGAGGCCCTGTCCGGCCCGAAGATGAGTCGGTGGAAGCTAAGAGAGAGCGGCCCTCGGTATGCATCGGGAGGAGGGCCCTGAAGAAGACTGGCGGGAGGAGTGGGACTGTGGGAGTGCAAGCAGCAGCTGCCCACCCACACTGCGATTTCTCCCCCCAGGGTCCTGAGTCACCTGTGCAAGGTCCCCGCATCAAACACGTCTGCCGTCATGCTGCTGTGGCTCTGGGTCAGGCCCGGGCCATGGTGCCCGAAGATGTCCCTCGCCTCAGTGCCCTCCCTCTCCGGGATCGGCAGGACCTTGCCACAGAGGGTAGGTGGGGAGACTGGACAGCCATGTCAGGTTTGGGGATGACCCCACACTTGGGTGACATGCACCAAGAGCCTAGGAGAGAGGGAGCCAAGTCAGGTGCTTGGGGATTAGGTGGCAAGCGGGCTTGAGTACTACGTCCTAGAGCAACTTCGTTTGGGGGCACCAGGAACCTGGCGCTGTGAGAAAGCCAGAGCCAGATTGTCGGAAAGCAGGGAAGTGAGGTATAAGGCCTGGTGGCTTTGTGGCTccatcccctcctccctgcctgctACAATAGATACATCATCGGCGTCTGAGACTGAGAGTGTCCCGTCACGGTCCCGGCGGGGAAAGGTGGAGACGGCAGGCCCTGGGGGAGACTCAGAGCCCGCAGGGTCTGGAGGGACCCTGGCCCACACACCCCGGCGCTCACTGCCCTCCCATCACGGCAAGAAGATGCGAATGGCTCGATGTGGACACTGTCGGGGCTGCCTACGTGTGCAGGACTGTGGGTCCTGTGTCAACTGCCTAGACAAGCCCAAGTTTGGGGGCCCCAACACCAAGAAGCAGTGCTGTGTGTGAGTAGCTGGGGCGTGGCCTCGCTCCCGTGGGTGTTGGTCCTGTAGGCTTCCTGCCTCGCTCCTCTTCTGCCTGGCCAGAGCAGTGGGGTTGGCATTCTTGTGGAGAGCTTCCTCTCTTCCCCCAGACCACCAGTCCCCTACCCTGGTGACGTGCTGCTCCCCTCCCCAGATACCGGAAGTGTGACAAAATAGAGGCTCGGAAGATGGAACGACTGGCTAAAAAAGGTGACGAGCTTTAAGGAGCATTTCTTCTCAAAACCGTGTTAGAGTTTGTGCTGTGGAGGGAGCTGTGTTTGTTTGCTCTCCTTCCTTGCAGCTCACCCTCTCTGTCTTCTCCGTTGTGTGCTTTCATAGCTCCCGCGTTCATTCCCTGCCCTGCTTCTTTCTGGCTTCTCTCCCGGTGTCCCGTGTCCCTGGCTGAGCTCAAATCCTACTAAGTCCCCTGTTCCCGCAGGCCGGACGATAGTGAAGACGCTGTTGCCCTGGGATTCCGATGaatctcctgaggcctcccctggtCCTCCAGGCCCACGCCGGGGGGCGGGAGCTGGGGGGCCCCGGGAGGAGGTGGTGGCCCCCCCAGGGCCCGAGGAGCAGGACTCCCTCCTGCAGCGCAAGTCAGCCCGGCGCTGCGTCAAACAGCGACCCTCCTATGATATCTTCGAGGATTCGGATGACTCGGAGCCCGGGGGCCCCCCTGCTCCTCGGCGTCGGACCCCCCGAGAAAATGGTGCGAACTGCTTAATGCTTTCTCTGTTGATCCTTTATTTAGTCTTGTGTCTTTTGTGTAGGAGGGACAAGGCACCCAGATCCAGGGCTCTGTCAGTCTGATAGAGAAGGTGGctgagggcaggggaggaggcagTTTTTAGGTGGATGTACAGAACTGGCCTATGAGCTGCTCAGTGAGCCTAATGAGTGAGACTTAAGGGTCATcctaggcctggtgcagtggctcatacttgtaatcccagcacttttgggaggccgaagtgggaggatcacttgagcccaggagttcaagaccagggcaacacagtgggaccccatctctataaaatcaaaagttagttgtatgtggtggcacgcatctgtggtctcagctactcaggaggctgaggcaggaggatcgtctgagcctgggagttcaaggctgcggtggGCTATgggtcacgccactgcattccagtctgggcaacagagcgagaccctgcctcaaaaaaacaagaaagagtcGTCCTGGCAGGTCTTGGTTAGTTAAAGAAGGCCCGGGGAATCCAGGTAACATTTGGGGTTGTAGAAGAAGAGGGGCGTGGAAGGGGAGGGACCTCACTGCTCATTGTGTCCTGACTAGAGCTGCCACTGCCAGAACCTGAGGAGCAGAGCCGGCCCCGCAAACCCACCCTGCAGCCTGTGTTGCAGCTCAAGGCCCGAAGGCGCCTGGACAAGGTCAGCACGGCCCGCTCCGAGAGCCCCTTCCCTCCAGGAGCTACCTGGCAAGTCAGAGTGACAGACACACCTGAGTGTCGTGGTGTGTCCACACGAGAGGACAGGCCCTGAGGGATGAGGCGGGCCTTGCCTGTCTGGAGAGCAGAGGGGTCTGGATCAGGGTCTGGGTCCAGTAGGCTGGGGGAAGGGCGGTGAGGAGAGGAGTCTGCATCTCGGCCAGGCTGGCAGCTCTGAACTCCCCCACCTTCCCTCCCCAGGATGCTTTGGCCCCTGGCCCCTTTGCTGCTTTTCCCAATGGCTGGACTGGAAAGCAGAAGTCTCCTGACGGTGTGCACCGCGTCCGTGTGGATTTTAAGGTATGGCGTTGAGTGGGGTGAGTGACAGAGCCTTTGGTTGGAAGAACCTTGATGACTGTGTCATTGAGAAGTCAGGTGGGTCTGCCTTGTATGCCTGGCTGCCCTCTGATCCTGCGTCCTCTCTTCCCCCAGGAGGATTGTGATTTAGAGAACGTGTGGCTGATGGGGGGCCTGAGTGTGCTCACCTCTGTGCCAGGGGGCCCCCCGATGGTGTGCTTGCTGTGTGCCAGCAAAGGACTCCACGAGGTTAGATCTCCACCTTTCTTCACAGACCCCCAGATCTCTGTCGGTCCTCACAGCCTGATTCCTTGGGCCCTCTGGCCTCATGCTATGCCCATCATTCACTCCCTGACCCTGTCCCCAGCTGGTGTTCTGCCAAGTCTGCTGTGACCCTTTCCACCCGTTCTGCCTGGAGGAGGCCGAGCGGCCCCTGCCCCAGCATCACGACACCTGGTGCTGCCGTCGCTGCAAGTTCTGCCACGTCTGTGGACGCAAAGGCCGCGGATCCAAGGTTTGGGCCCAGGGGCCAGCTGGGGTGCGTGGAGGCCTGAAGGTGAGGGCATCGCTGTGCCAGCAGGTTTCGCCATCTCTGTCTCCACATTCAACAGCACCTCCTGGAGTGCGAGCGCTGCCGCCATGCTTACCACCCGGCCTGTCTGGGGCCCAGCTATCCAACCCGGGCCACGCGCAAACGGCGCCACTGGGTGAGAGATGATGTTCACCCCTTAGCTTTGTGTCTAATAAATATCACCACCACCCCCAAACTTGCTCTAGGCTGAGGCTCTCAGGAAGAGCAGGGGTTAGGGATCCTCTTAAGATTTTGATTAgtaacattttctctttaaaaatttcacaTAGGTCAGATTTATATTCAGAATTTGTGTGGAGTGGTTTTAGGAGCTTATGAATCTCACGTTCCATGGGCTCAGAATCCCCTGCTCTAGCCTGATGTCCACTCCTGCcctcctcctgttcctcctcaGTGTCTGTCCTGTGTGTCTTCTCCTCTTACCTATCCCTCCTTGCCTGCTTCCTGCATATCCCCAACTCCTCCTTTCCCATCTCCCGCTCATGTAGCTCCAGCCCAGTGTCTGGCTTTCCCCTAACATCGCCCTGCTCCCCCAGATCTGTTCAGCCTGTGTGCGCTGTAAGAGCTGTGGGGCAACTCCAGGCAAGAACTGGGACGTCGAGTGGTCTGGAGATTACAGCCTCTGCCCCAGGTGCACCCAGCTATATGAGAAAGGTGGGGACCGGGCAGGGGAACTGGACACTGGGGGCCACAGGGGAATGGCCAGGCTCCTCTACAGGCTTTAGCACAGACCCTCTTTTCTCATGGCTTTCCACCTTCTAGCTATGGGACTATCGCTTCAACTCAGGGAACTCTTCCACAGGAGTCCATCCAGTATGTAAAACAGGGACACATAGCCCCTCTGAGGGTGGTGGGAGTGGAAGGCCTGGGACCCCACTATCTTGGTGTCTGAGGTACTTCCTGGAACCTCACGTCTCCACTGAGCAGTTTGGAAGCCTTATTCAGGCAGTACATCTGCAAGGCCCTGTGTTCTGCAGAGTCTGAAAAGAGGTCTCATCCtaaggccgagcacagtggcttggaaggccaaggcaggtggatcacctgaggtcaggagttcgagatcggcctggccaatgtggtgaaaccccatctgtactaaaaatacaaaaattagccaggcatgatggtggttacctataatctcagctactcgggaggctgaggcaggagaatttcttgaacctgggaggcggaggttgcagtgagccgagatctcgccactgcattccagcctgggtgacagagcaagactctgtctcaaaaaaaacaaaaaacaaaaaaaacctcatcctCAAGCAGCTTTTAGGGACTGGTAGGGACTCAAAGCAGGGGCATAACAGAGACAGCTAAGGTACAGCTAATCCCTGAGCAGAGATGCTCAGGGCTGAGTGGGAACCCCATCACCTCTGactcctcttcttttcctccagGAAACTACTGTCCGATCTGCacacgctgctatgaagacaaCGACTACGAGAGCAAGATGATGCAGTGCGCGCAGTGTGATCACTGGGTACATGCCAAGTGCGAGGGGCTCTCAGGTGAGTCAGTGGAGCACCTGGGCTGCAGCCTCAACCCTGTGGGGACCCCTACCCCCACCACAGGCCCCAAGAGGACGGGGGGCTAAGGATCCTTGCTGGCCTAGAGGCTGCTGGGAGCCCTCACGTTCTCTGAAACCACTTTTCCCTTTCCCACTCGGCTGTCCTAGATGAAGACTACGAGATCCTTTCAGGACTGCCAGACTCGGTGCTCTACACCTGCGGACCGTGTGCTGGGGCAGCACAGCCCCGCTGGCGAGAGGCCCTGAGCGGGGCCCTCCAGGGGGGCCTGCGCCAGGTGCTCCAGGGCCTGCTGAGCTCCAAGGTGGCGGGCCCACTGCTGCTCTGCACCCAGGTCTGGAGGGCCCTGGAGGCAGGATGGGGTGGGGCCAggcccacccccagccctgctaACTTCCCCGCTTTGCAGTGTGGGCCGGATGGGAAGCAGCTGCACCCAGGACCCTGCGGCCTGCAAGCTGTGAGTCAGCGCTTCGAGGATGGCCACTACAAGTCTGTGGTGAGTGGGACACCAGAAGGAGCAGATGGGTGCCAGGAGGCTGGGGTTGCACAGAGGTGACTCAGTCTCTGACAAACCCCCTTACAGCACAGCTTTATGGAGGACATGGTGGGCATCCTCATGCGGCACTCAGAGGAGGGAGAGACCCCAGAGCGCCGGGCTGGAGGCCAGATGAAGGGGCTCCTGCTGAAGGTGAGCTCTTCCGGGGAtgcctgtggggtgggggagtgggccCTTCAGACCCTGCCCCTGCCAGCTCTCCTGGGGAAGCCGGCTCTTCTCATCCTGTTAACCCACTCTCCAGCTGCTAGAATCTGCGTTCGGCTGGTTCGACGCCCACGACCCCAAGTACTGGCGACGGAGTACCCGGCTGCCAAAGTGAGCAAGGCGGAGTAGCAGGAGGGAAGCCGGGAAGTTAGGGCAAGGCCAGGGCATGCAGGGGCCACGCTGGGCTAAGAAGAGATGAGCAGAGGTAGGGTCTGGAGCGGAGCTGGAGAGGAGGGTGGTGGAACCCGGGTGAGATTCCCTGGTGGTGCTAGACTAGCAAAGCTTTGTTTCTGCTTTGTGCAGGGCAATGCTGGGGACAAAGCAGTGAGTGAGTCAAATTGGGCTCTGCTTAAAGAGCCTCACTGTGGGGCCGGGCAGGCACTGAAGACCCAGATGGTCAGGGCAGTGATGGAGAATACCAGGGGGCAGTGGGGACCCAGAGGTGGTACCTTCTGGAGCCGAGGTgtcagggaagccttcctgaAAGAGATGACATTGGAGCAGAGCTGGGGAGAAAGTATTCCAGGCGTGAGGAGCAGCATTCCATATGTCCAAGGTGCCACAAGAGGGCCTGGCTTATTTGGTGAACTGAAGGAAGTTCCACGTGGAGAGGGAGCAGTGGGTGTCATGGCAAGTTGAGGCTGGTTTGTGGATGGGCCCCCATTCAGCCGCTCTTGTTGGGCGCATCAGCTGCTAACCCTGTCTGTCCACAGCGGAGTCCTTCCCAACGCGGTGTTGCCCCCATCCCTGGATCATGTCTATGCGCAGTGGAGACAGCAGGAACCAGAGACCCCAGAATCAGGGCAGCCTCCAGGGGATCCCTCAGCAGGTACTGGGAAGTGGGGGTCCAGAAGCCAGGGCCCTGTGTTGGTGGCCTGGCTCCAGGTCCTGATTCTTAGACCTCCCTTCACGTTTCCTCTCTAGCATTCCAGGGCAAGGATCCGGCTGCCTTCTCACACCTGGAGGACCCCCGTCAGTGTGCACTCTGTCTCAAATACGGGGATGCAGACTCCAAGGTGAGGGTTGCTCTGTGACACACCAGGTTGTGGGGCCTGGTCCCTGGCGCCCCACATCATGCTACTCCTCTTCTGCCCCAGGAGGCGGGGCGGCTCCTGTACATCGGGCAGAATGAGTGGACACACGTCAACTGTGCTATCTGGTCGGCAGAAGTCTTTGAGGAGAACGACGGTTCCCTCAAGAATGTGCATGCTGCTGTGGCCCGAGGGAGGCAGATGGTGAGGGCGTGGGCCCAGAGAGGTGGGCAGCCCTCTGGCTCTTGGGGAGGCCTCCTCTGGTGCAGACAGCTGTTACTTCACATTCCCTACCTGGCATCCTTTCACTGCCAGGCTGAGGTCTCGGTTGCCCTGGGACGTTGGTGCTGATGGCAGCTTTTTCTTATGTGGGCCCTCTGGCCATAATCTGGGCCTGAAGCCTGGGAGTCTAAAAGTGAGAAGAGTGCCCATTGATTGAACCTGGGCTGCATGCTTTCCATGCTGGGTGGCGTTGAGCTCTCACTACATCCCCGTGAGGTTAGAATTCCCCCACTCCTCAGAGTGGTGCCTGGGCCAGGTACAGAGAGACCTCAAGCGCTCTTGGGCAATGGGGTGGTAGAGATTCCCACTGCAGGGGTATCTGTGAGGATGACCTGAAAACAGTGTGACAAAGATGGTCAGTGCCATCAGCAAGCATTAGCTGTTGTCATTCTCGCTTCAAAGAACCAGAGAGAGTTTGGTGTGCACCTGGGCGTGGATGCAGCTGGGGAGAGGCTGCACCTGGGGAGAGCCTGTGCCGTGCCAGGCTAGACAGGGACCCGTGCAGACTCAGTGGCAGTGGTGCCTGGCGCCTGTCCCCAGCCCTGGCTTCTCCCCTGAGCCGCCCTCCCCTACGCAGCGCTGCGAGCTCTGCCTGAAGCCTGGTGCCACGGTGGGCTGCTgcctgtcctcctgcctcagcaactTCCACTTCATGTGTGCCCGGGCCAGCTACTGCATCTTCCAGGACGACAAGAAAGTCTTCTGTCAGAAACACACTGATCTCCTAGATGGCAAGGTGGGCCAGAACTGTGGGGCACACAGCTCCTTCCCCACCTATCTTCCTGTTCACTTAGGGACCCCCGTGGCCCCCAGGCCTGGCCTTATTGCCTCTCAGTGTCTCCTGATCTGTTTTCCCAGAGGCCTTTAGGCCAAGCCCCTGACTACTCAGACTTCACCTATCAAGTTATCCCTGGTATCCACCTCCCCTACCAATTCAGCCACCTCACTTTGCCACCCCCTCTTCCAGGAAATCGTGAACCCTGATGGTTTTGATGTTCTCCGCCGAGTCTATGTGGACTTCGAGGGCATCAACTTCAAGCGGAAGTTCTTGACAGGGCTTGAACCTGACGCCATCAATGTGCTCATTGGTAAGCTGCCTATTCTCTGCCctgtcctcctgccctggcctgccTGCCTTTCCTGACCTCCACTTTGCACCACAGGCTCCATCCGCATTGACTCCCTGGGTACTCTGTCTGATCTCTCGGACTGCGAGGGACGGCTCTTCCCCATTGGCTACCAGTGAGCGGTCGGGGTGATCCGTGGGGCCAGGGGACTCCATAGCTGGATCCCATTGCCCAAGCATCCTAACCATCTTGTCCCACACGCCAGGTGCTCCCGTCTGTACTGGAGCACGGTGGATGCTCGGAGGCGCTGCTGGTATCGGTGCCGAATTCTGGAGTATCGGCCGTGGGGGCCTCGGGAAGAGCCAGCTCACCTGGAGGCTGCAGAGGAGAACCAGACCATTGTGCACAGCCCCGCCCCTTCCTCAGGTGTGGCATTGGCTCTGTCTTCTTCCTGAATGCCGCTCTCCCTAAACAAACCTACAGATCTCTGTTCCCTGCTCCCTTTTGTAAACTCTAGGAGGTTTGCTCTTGCTTCAGTTGCTGTAACGTAACGGCAGCTCGCTTACTGCCATGCCTTGCGTGCCAGGGGCTGTGCCCGGCTTTTCATGGGAAGTGAGGTGGGGAGAGCAGCACGCTGTCTGCTTGAGTCGGGTGCTGGCTCTTGGGCGACTGCAGGGAGCAGAGCGCTTATAGCTCCCTAACTTGGGGCTCGTGCTCATGTAATGCTCCCCAGTGTTGCCATACTACACCTCAAAGGGGACAGTGGCTAAACACAGTAACATGGTGGGGGAGGTGGAATTGGACCTGGATCTGCTCAGCTCCCAAACCAGCCCCCTTCCAGCCATGCTGGCGGTGGGATGTAGCTGAGAGCTGGATGGCACAGGGCAAAGAATGGGCTTGGAAATGGGGAAGAGTTTGTTGTGGGCAGAGCAGGAGGCGGAAGAGATTTGGATGGTAGAAAGGGCTTAATTCCAGTTTGGAGCATGACAAGAAGTGGACAGAGGAGGAGGGTACACCCATCCCGTCTGGAAACAAGGGCGTGTTGGGTGGAGGAGGGAATCAGTTTGCAGAGGTTGGGTGGAGCCAGGTAATGGAGAACCTCCGGGCCGGGGCGGGCGGGGGCCTCTGATGTGGCGGGGATGCACCAGGCAGGTAACAAAGGGGTAGGACTGGCCATGCTGGAGAGAGGGCATATCTCCATGGCATGCAAAGCCTGCAGCAGAGAGGAGATGGCAAGGAACGAGTAGGGAGAGGCCCTGAAGGGTCCCTGGCCCAGGTGTGTGCGGGTTTTGCGGACTCCACGTTGGGCTTGGCCTGGGTGATCGCTGGAAACTGGGGCCTGTTGTGACTGGGTCAGGGTCGGGGACTTGggaggtacagtggctcaggaaGAGGGCAGGAGGGCATGTGGGCAGGCTTTGGCGCAGAGCCCCTACCACCCCAATGCCGTTTCTCGCCTCTTCAGAGCCCCCAGGTGGTGAGGACCCCCCACTGGACACAGATGTCCTTGTCCCTGGAGCTCCTGAGCGCCACTCGCCCATTCAGAACCTGGACCCCCCACTGCGGCCAGATTCAGGCAgcgcccctcctccagccccccgTTCCTTCTCGGGGGCTCGAATCAAAGTGCCCAACTACTCGCCGTCCCGGAGGCCCTTGGGGGGTGTCTCCTTtggccccctgccctcccctggtGAGCACTGGGCATGTGGGGGTTGGGGTTggagctggggaggtgggagcTGCTGGTAACACCGACCCTCCCCCCACAGGAAGTCCATCTTCGCTGACCCACCACATCCCCACAGTGGGAGACCCGGACTTCCCAGCTCCCCCCAGACGCTCCCGTCGTCCCAGCCCTTTGGCCCCCCGGCCGCCTCCATCACGGCGGGCCTCCCCTCCTCTCAAAACCTCCCCTCAGCTCAGGGTGCCCCCTCCTACCTCAGTCGTCACAGCCCTCACACCTACCTCAGGGGAGCTGGCTCCCCCTGGCCCGGCCCCATCTCCACCACCCCCTGAAGACCTGGGCCCAGACTTCGAGGACATGGAGGTGGTGTCAGGACTGAGTGCTGCTGACCTGGACTTCGCGGCCAGCCTGCTGGGGACTGAGCCCTTCCAGGAAGAGATTGTAGCCGCTGGGGCCATGGGGAGCAGCCACGGGGGCCCAGGGGACAGCTCCGAGGAGGAAGCCAGCCCCACCTCCCGCTACATCCACTTCCCTGTGACTGTGGTGTCCGCCCCTGGCCTGGCCCCCAGCGCCCCCCCTGGAGCCCCCCGCATTGAACAGCTGGACGGCGTGGACGACGGCACTGACAGCGAGGCCGAGGCGGTGCAGCAGCCTCGGGGCCAGGGCACTCCTCCTTCAGGGCCAGGAGTAGGCCGGGCAGGGGTCCTCGGGGCTGCAGGGGACAGGGCCCGGCCTCCTGAGGACCTGCCATCAGAAATTGTGGATTTTGTGTTGAAGAACCTAGGGGGGCCTGGGGAGGGAGGTGCTGGCCCTAGAGAGGAGTCGCTCCCCCCGGCGCCTCCCCTGGCTAATGGCAGCCAGCCCCCCCAGGGTCTGCCTGCCAGTCCAGCTGACCCCACCCGCACATTTGCCTGGCTCCCAGGGGCCCCGGGGGTCCGGGTGTTAAGCCTTGGCCCTGCCCCTGAGCCCCCCAAACCTGCCACATCCAAAATCATCCTTGTCAACAAGCTGGGGCAAGTATTTGTGAAGATGGCTGGGGAGGGTGAACCTGTCCCACCCCCAGTGAAGCAGCCACCGTTGCCCCCCACCATTTCCCCAACAGCTCCCACCTCCTGGACTCTGCCCCCAGGCCCCCTCCTCGGCGTGCTGCCCGTGGTCGGGGTGGTccgccctgccccgcccccaccGCCCCCTCCCCTGACGCTGGTGCTGAGCAGTGGGCCAGCCAGCCCGCCCCGCCAGGCCATCCGCGTCAAGAGGGTGTCCACTTTCTCTGGCCGGTCCCCGCCAGCACCTCCCCCATACAAAGCCCCGCGGCTGGATGAAGATGGAGAGGCCTCGGAGGACATCCCCCAGGTTCTGGGGC
The sequence above is drawn from the Macaca thibetana thibetana isolate TM-01 chromosome 19, ASM2454274v1, whole genome shotgun sequence genome and encodes:
- the KMT2B gene encoding histone-lysine N-methyltransferase 2B isoform X3, which gives rise to MVQALTELLRRAQAPPAPRSRACEPSTPRRSRGRPPGRPAGPCRRKQQAVVVAEAAVTIPKPEPPPPVVPVKHQTGSWKCKEGPGPGPGTPKRGGQSSRGGRGGRGRGRGGGLPFVIKFVSRAKRVKMGQLSLGLESGQGQGQHEETWQDAPQRRVGSGQGGSPCWKKQEQKLDDEGEEKKEEEEKDKEEGEEKEERAVAEETMPAVEKEETKLPPPPLTPPAPSPPPPLPPPSTSPPPPLCPPPPPPVSPPPLPSPPPPPAQEEQEESPPPVVPATCSRKRGRPPLTPSQRAEREAARAGPEGTSPPTPTPSTTTGGPPEDSPTVAPKSTTFLKNIRQFIMPVVSARSSRVIKTPRRFMDEDPPRPPKVEVSPVLRPPITTSPLVPQEPAPVPSPPRAPTPPSTPVPLPEKRRSILREPTFRWTSLTRELPPPPPAPPPPPAPSPPPAPATSSRRPLLLRAPQFTPSEAHLKIYESVLTPPPLGAPEAPEPEPPPADDSPAEPEPRAVGRTNHLSLPRFAPVVATPVKAEVSPPGAPALSNGPQTQAQLLQPLQALQTQLLPQALPPPQPQLQPPPSPQQMPPLEKARIAGLGSLPLSGVEEKMFSLLKRAKVQLFKIDQQQQQKVAASMPPLTLFIPCQPSPGGPMEEVAGALKQVSDRGPVRPEDESVEAKRERPSGPESPVQGPRIKHVCRHAAVALGQARAMVPEDVPRLSALPLRDRQDLATEDTSSASETESVPSRSRRGKVETAGPGGDSEPAGSGGTLAHTPRRSLPSHHGKKMRMARCGHCRGCLRVQDCGSCVNCLDKPKFGGPNTKKQCCVYRKCDKIEARKMERLAKKGRTIVKTLLPWDSDESPEASPGPPGPRRGAGAGGPREEVVAPPGPEEQDSLLQRKSARRCVKQRPSYDIFEDSDDSEPGGPPAPRRRTPRENELPLPEPEEQSRPRKPTLQPVLQLKARRRLDKDALAPGPFAAFPNGWTGKQKSPDGVHRVRVDFKEDCDLENVWLMGGLSVLTSVPGGPPMVCLLCASKGLHELVFCQVCCDPFHPFCLEEAERPLPQHHDTWCCRRCKFCHVCGRKGRGSKHLLECERCRHAYHPACLGPSYPTRATRKRRHWICSACVRCKSCGATPGKNWDVEWSGDYSLCPRCTQLYEKGNYCPICTRCYEDNDYESKMMQCAQCDHWVHAKCEGLSDEDYEILSGLPDSVLYTCGPCAGAAQPRWREALSGALQGGLRQVLQGLLSSKVAGPLLLCTQCGPDGKQLHPGPCGLQAVSQRFEDGHYKSVHSFMEDMVGILMRHSEEGETPERRAGGQMKGLLLKLLESAFGWFDAHDPKYWRRSTRLPNGVLPNAVLPPSLDHVYAQWRQQEPETPESGQPPGDPSAAFQGKDPAAFSHLEDPRQCALCLKYGDADSKEAGRLLYIGQNEWTHVNCAIWSAEVFEENDGSLKNVHAAVARGRQMRCELCLKPGATVGCCLSSCLSNFHFMCARASYCIFQDDKKVFCQKHTDLLDGKEIVNPDGFDVLRRVYVDFEGINFKRKFLTGLEPDAINVLIGSIRIDSLGTLSDLSDCEGRLFPIGYQCSRLYWSTVDARRRCWYRCRILEYRPWGPREEPAHLEAAEENQTIVHSPAPSSEPPGGEDPPLDTDVLVPGAPERHSPIQNLDPPLRPDSGSAPPPAPRSFSGARIKVPNYSPSRRPLGGVSFGPLPSPGSPSSLTHHIPTVGDPDFPAPPRRSRRPSPLAPRPPPSRRASPPLKTSPQLRVPPPTSVVTALTPTSGELAPPGPAPSPPPPEDLGPDFEDMEVVSGLSAADLDFAASLLGTEPFQEEIVAAGAMGSSHGGPGDSSEEEASPTSRYIHFPVTVVSAPGLAPSAPPGAPRIEQLDGVDDGTDSEAEAVQQPRGQGTPPSGPGVGRAGVLGAAGDRARPPEDLPSEIVDFVLKNLGGPGEGGAGPREESLPPAPPLANGSQPPQGLPASPADPTRTFAWLPGAPGVRVLSLGPAPEPPKPATSKIILVNKLGQVFVKMAGEGEPVPPPVKQPPLPPTISPTAPTSWTLPPGPLLGVLPVVGVVRPAPPPPPPPLTLVLSSGPASPPRQAIRVKRVSTFSGRSPPAPPPYKAPRLDEDGEASEDIPQVLGLGSGGLLQERSPLLPLPEGGPPQVTDAPPDLLLESQWHHYSGEASSSEEEPPSPDDKENQAPKRTGPHLRFEISSEDGFSVEAESLEGAWRTLIEKVQEARGHARLRHLSFSGMSGARLLGIHHDAVIFLAEQLPGAQRCQHYKFRYHQQGEGQEEPPLNPHGAARAEVYLRKCTFDMFNFLASQHRVLPEGATCDEEEDEVQLRSTRRATSLELPMAMRFRHLKKTSKEAVGVYRSAIHGRGLFCKRNIDAGEMVIEYSGIVIRSVLTDKREKFYDGKGIGCYMFRMDDFDVVDATMHGNAARFINHSCEPNCFSRVIHVEGQKHIVIFALRRILRGEELTYDYKFPIEDASNKLPCNCGAKRCRRFLN